In the genome of Streptomyces sp. NBC_01264, one region contains:
- a CDS encoding molybdopterin-dependent oxidoreductase: MSVATHWGSFVAVVESGRLVRIEPTSDDPAPSPIGPGMVTAANDHARVLRPAVRKGWLNGLPRVHDTARGADAFVEVSWDDALTLVSNELSRVRSQYGDSAVFGGSYGWASAGAFHNAQGQLHRFLSLGGGYTDSRNTYSTAALEVILPHVIGGHPWSYQSRMPMWHEIAEKCELVVAFGGLALKNSQINPGGLARHQTQDLQRQCREAGVRFVNVSPIRSDVAGFLDAEWLPVIPNTDTAAMLGIAHTMLVNGWHDEDFLRRCCTGFDRFASYLLGELDGVPKDAAWAAEITGISRDTLTDLARRLTTQRSLIMVNYAVQRADHGEQPIWMSVVLAAMAGSMGRPGCGWGAGYATMDATGVAPGRPSVATIPAVSNPVADFIPVARIADTLLHPGKTIDYDGQRLTLPELRLVYWCGGNPFHHHQDLHRLTRAWQRPDTVIVHEAWWNTTAKFADIVLPVATGLERDDFAAGFSDPHLVAMPKVREPEGESRTDHQIFAALAARLEYEKEFTQSRSETEWVRHLYEQTRAELGDEAALPSFEEFWRSSTAELPALAGPFPGSFEALRSDPRRFPLQTPSGRIEIFSEEIDSFGYDDCAGHPTWYEPAEWLHADLADRFPLHLISNQPASRLHSQYDNGGHSLDSKIRGREPVTLNSSDAASRGIENGMIVRVFNDRGSCLAGAVLSDDVMPGVVQLSTGAWWDPVQPGLSGTLDRHGNPNVLTADRPCSRLSQGPSALSALVDVEPYADPPPEVLAFTPPDIEH, encoded by the coding sequence ATGTCGGTTGCGACGCACTGGGGCAGTTTTGTCGCGGTGGTCGAATCCGGCCGGTTGGTGCGAATCGAGCCGACGAGCGACGACCCTGCACCGTCGCCTATCGGCCCCGGAATGGTGACGGCCGCCAACGACCACGCTCGCGTGTTGCGCCCCGCGGTGCGCAAGGGCTGGCTGAACGGCCTGCCGCGCGTCCACGACACGGCCAGAGGCGCGGACGCCTTCGTGGAAGTGAGCTGGGACGACGCGCTCACCCTGGTCAGTAATGAACTGTCTCGGGTGCGTTCACAGTACGGGGACAGTGCGGTGTTCGGCGGGTCCTACGGCTGGGCGAGTGCGGGCGCGTTCCACAACGCGCAGGGGCAACTCCACCGGTTCCTGTCGTTAGGCGGGGGATACACCGATTCGCGGAACACGTACAGCACCGCGGCTTTGGAGGTCATCCTCCCCCACGTGATCGGCGGGCATCCGTGGAGCTACCAGTCCCGGATGCCGATGTGGCACGAGATAGCCGAGAAGTGCGAGCTCGTGGTGGCGTTCGGGGGGCTGGCCCTGAAGAACAGCCAGATCAACCCTGGTGGGCTGGCCAGGCACCAGACGCAGGACCTGCAGCGCCAGTGCCGTGAAGCCGGGGTGCGGTTCGTGAACGTCAGCCCTATCCGCAGCGACGTCGCCGGCTTCCTCGACGCCGAGTGGCTGCCCGTCATCCCCAACACCGACACCGCCGCGATGCTCGGCATCGCCCACACGATGCTGGTCAACGGGTGGCACGACGAGGACTTCCTGCGCCGGTGCTGCACCGGGTTCGACCGCTTCGCCTCCTACCTGCTCGGCGAACTCGACGGCGTCCCCAAGGACGCCGCATGGGCAGCGGAGATCACGGGCATCAGCCGCGACACGCTCACGGACCTAGCACGCCGCCTGACCACACAGCGTTCCCTCATCATGGTCAACTACGCGGTGCAACGGGCGGACCACGGCGAACAGCCGATCTGGATGTCCGTCGTACTGGCCGCCATGGCCGGCTCTATGGGCCGGCCCGGCTGCGGCTGGGGCGCAGGTTACGCGACGATGGACGCGACTGGGGTCGCCCCAGGACGCCCCTCGGTGGCAACGATTCCGGCGGTGTCCAACCCCGTTGCGGACTTCATCCCGGTCGCAAGGATCGCCGACACCCTGCTGCATCCGGGGAAGACCATCGACTACGACGGGCAACGGCTCACCTTGCCCGAGCTGCGCCTCGTGTACTGGTGCGGAGGAAACCCGTTCCACCACCACCAGGACCTGCACCGGTTGACCCGTGCCTGGCAGAGGCCCGACACGGTGATCGTTCACGAAGCCTGGTGGAACACCACGGCCAAGTTCGCGGACATCGTCCTGCCCGTCGCCACCGGGCTGGAGCGCGACGACTTCGCAGCCGGATTCTCCGACCCCCACCTCGTCGCGATGCCCAAGGTCCGCGAGCCGGAAGGCGAGTCGCGCACCGACCACCAGATCTTCGCCGCCCTGGCCGCCCGGCTCGAATACGAGAAGGAGTTCACACAGTCGCGTTCCGAGACCGAATGGGTCCGGCACCTTTACGAGCAGACGAGAGCCGAGCTCGGCGACGAGGCCGCCTTGCCGAGTTTCGAGGAATTCTGGCGCAGCTCCACCGCTGAGCTGCCGGCGCTGGCCGGACCGTTTCCCGGGAGCTTCGAGGCACTCCGCTCGGATCCACGGCGTTTCCCCCTGCAGACCCCGTCGGGCAGGATCGAGATCTTCTCCGAGGAGATCGACTCGTTCGGCTACGACGACTGCGCCGGGCATCCGACCTGGTACGAGCCGGCAGAGTGGCTCCACGCTGACCTGGCGGACCGATTCCCACTGCATCTGATCTCGAACCAGCCCGCCTCGCGCCTGCACAGCCAGTACGACAACGGCGGCCACAGCCTCGATTCGAAGATCCGTGGCCGTGAGCCCGTGACCCTCAACTCATCGGACGCCGCGTCGCGTGGCATCGAGAACGGCATGATCGTACGCGTCTTCAACGACCGCGGCAGCTGCCTCGCGGGCGCAGTCCTGTCGGACGACGTCATGCCAGGCGTCGTACAACTGTCCACCGGAGCATGGTGGGATCCGGTCCAGCCGGGCCTGAGCGGAACCTTGGACCGCCACGGCAATCCGAACGTCCTCACGGCAGATCGGCCTTGCTCGCGCCTCTCCCAAGGGCCCAGCGCCCTCAGTGCGCTGGTCGACGTCGAGCCGTACGCCGATCCCCCTCCTGAGGTGCTCGCCTTCACACCACCCGATATCGAACACTGA
- a CDS encoding EF-hand domain-containing protein has protein sequence MTALQDLKYGQWFRGADIDGDGFITQRDVRMMSERYIAARSTTPAPATARLLTDGMDAFWTNVIAPMDQDGDGKVDLREMTEGFRRVLTDPALYPEQIEPVTNCFFDLVDLNADGKIDQAEFQQMFDSVAGVPGDDCAAVFTALDRDGSGALDRGEFHQALTEFFYGNNPDAPANHLFGRIAD, from the coding sequence GTGACTGCACTTCAAGACCTCAAGTACGGCCAGTGGTTCAGGGGCGCCGACATCGACGGCGACGGGTTCATCACCCAGCGGGACGTCCGCATGATGAGCGAGCGCTACATCGCCGCCCGCAGCACCACGCCGGCCCCCGCGACCGCCCGTCTGCTCACCGATGGCATGGACGCGTTCTGGACCAACGTGATCGCCCCCATGGACCAGGACGGTGACGGCAAGGTCGACCTGCGGGAGATGACGGAAGGATTCAGGCGGGTCCTGACCGACCCCGCCCTGTACCCGGAACAGATCGAGCCGGTCACCAACTGCTTCTTCGACCTCGTCGATCTCAACGCAGACGGCAAGATCGACCAGGCGGAGTTCCAGCAGATGTTCGACTCGGTCGCCGGCGTTCCCGGAGACGACTGCGCCGCCGTCTTCACCGCTTTGGACCGGGACGGCTCCGGCGCGCTGGACCGCGGCGAATTCCACCAAGCACTCACGGAGTTCTTCTACGGCAACAATCCAGACGCTCCCGCCAACCACCTCTTCGGCAGGATCGCCGACTGA
- a CDS encoding IS630 family transposase (programmed frameshift), whose product MKYADGGGLTPAGRRRRETVRMQAAELFEQKINPSEVARRLRVSVKSAYQWHQLWRDGGVQALASRGPSGPRCRLSPRCLEKLAAYLEQGPAAHGWVEDQVWTASRVATLIGRKFHVTYSVSGATRLMHRLGFSPQVPARRVAERDEQAVSMWREATWPEVKGRGRPGGGYVCFEDEAGFTRRPPRGRTWGRRGVTPVVTISGRRSGRLSVAGLIAMRPGSRTRLCHRLRTHPAGKGTRRSMSERDFIALVDGVHQLVRAPIVLVWDRLNTHVSRRMRDFVAEREWLTVFLLPAYSPELNPVEWVWAHVKRSLANLAVMALDRLEALVRNRLKRLQYRPHTLDGFIAGTGLTLDAPPSP is encoded by the exons GTGAAATATGCGGATGGGGGCGGGCTGACTCCTGCGGGACGTCGGCGCCGGGAGACGGTTCGTATGCAGGCGGCTGAGCTGTTCGAGCAGAAGATCAATCCGTCGGAGGTCGCACGGCGGCTTCGGGTGAGCGTGAAGTCGGCTTATCAATGGCATCAGTTGTGGCGGGATGGTGGTGTTCAGGCTCTGGCCTCCCGCGGTCCGAGCGGTCCACGGTGCCGTCTGTCCCCGCGGTGTCTGGAGAAGCTGGCCGCGTATCTGGAGCAGGGCCCGGCCGCTCATGGCTGGGTGGAGGACCAGGTGTGGACCGCGTCGAGGGTGGCCACGCTGATCGGCCGGAAGTTCCACGTCACCTACAGCGTCTCGGGCGCTACCCGGTTGATGCACCGGCTCGGCTTCAGCCCGCAGGTCCCCGCCCGGCGGGTCGCCGAACGCGATGAGCAGGCCGTGAGTATGTGGCGGGAGGCGACCTGGCCGGAGGTAAAAGGGCGAGGGCGGCCTG GCGGGGGCTACGTCTGCTTCGAAGACGAAGCCGGGTTCACCCGCAGGCCGCCCCGGGGGCGTACCTGGGGCCGGCGAGGAGTGACTCCGGTCGTCACCATCAGCGGCCGGCGGTCGGGACGGCTGTCGGTGGCCGGGCTGATCGCGATGCGGCCAGGCTCGAGGACCCGGCTGTGTCACCGCCTACGGACCCATCCCGCGGGCAAGGGAACACGTCGCAGCATGAGCGAGCGGGACTTCATCGCGCTCGTCGACGGAGTCCACCAGCTGGTCAGGGCACCGATCGTGCTGGTCTGGGACCGGCTGAACACCCACGTCTCCCGCAGGATGCGCGACTTCGTCGCCGAGCGTGAATGGCTGACCGTGTTCCTGTTGCCCGCCTACTCACCCGAACTCAACCCAGTCGAGTGGGTATGGGCCCACGTCAAACGCAGCCTCGCCAACCTCGCCGTCATGGCCCTCGACCGCCTCGAAGCCCTCGTCCGCAACCGCCTCAAACGCCTTCAATACCGGCCCCACACCCTCGACGGCTTCATAGCCGGCACCGGCCTGACCCTCGACGCACCACCCTCACCCTGA
- a CDS encoding cold shock domain-containing protein — MGFVRWWDREQGRGEIIPLDSQVPVPVVRADLRSRSGSLSAGQQVTFTLELGPTRFEARDVRP, encoded by the coding sequence ATGGGGTTCGTTCGGTGGTGGGACCGGGAGCAGGGCAGGGGCGAGATCATCCCTTTGGACTCGCAGGTCCCGGTCCCCGTGGTCCGGGCCGACCTGCGGAGCAGGTCGGGGAGCCTGTCCGCGGGCCAGCAGGTCACCTTCACCCTCGAACTGGGCCCCACACGCTTCGAAGCCAGAGACGTTCGCCCCTGA
- a CDS encoding DUF6892 domain-containing protein, whose amino-acid sequence MSQFRDFNFKLLVIEELMYGPEPLLPLYDLPARLAEQGIGDPASYALDNGLHAEVLPESRSYFEALEIPAELLAGIEELCFDAGAEVFRHCAPAWDGEDDLFDVRSLEDLVLLPNLREVTFVEDGVLAVPDAAEVFATRGIDTD is encoded by the coding sequence ATGAGCCAGTTCCGCGACTTCAACTTCAAGCTGCTCGTCATCGAGGAGCTCATGTATGGCCCCGAGCCGCTCCTCCCGCTCTACGACCTGCCCGCGCGGCTGGCCGAGCAGGGGATCGGCGATCCAGCGTCCTACGCCCTGGACAACGGCCTCCATGCGGAGGTGCTGCCGGAGTCCCGGTCCTATTTCGAGGCCCTGGAGATACCGGCCGAGCTGCTCGCCGGCATCGAGGAGCTGTGCTTCGACGCAGGGGCGGAGGTCTTCCGGCACTGCGCCCCGGCATGGGACGGCGAGGACGACCTGTTCGACGTCCGTTCCCTCGAGGACCTCGTCCTGCTGCCTAACCTGCGGGAGGTCACTTTCGTGGAGGACGGCGTCCTGGCGGTGCCGGACGCGGCGGAGGTCTTCGCCACGCGAGGCATCGACACGGACTGA
- a CDS encoding reverse transcriptase domain-containing protein, translating into MLGIPAVADRVAQTVVARHLMRRVEPLFHPDSFGYRPGRSALDAVGKCRERCWKRDWVVEFDIAKFFDSVPWDLLVKAVDAHTDAVWVRFYVRRWLEAPLAMPDGSLLERECGTPQGAPVSPVLANLFLHYAFDAWMGREFPSVWFERYADDAVVHCVTERQARQVMAALTDRMVEVGLRLHPDKTRIVYCRDGSRRGSYEHTAFTFLGYTFRARKNRSRHGSLFLSFEPAASKEALKRMGRELRSWHLHTRSDLSFHELARRVNPVVAGWINYYSRFRP; encoded by the coding sequence ATGCTTGGCATTCCTGCTGTTGCTGACCGTGTTGCTCAGACCGTGGTGGCCCGGCATCTGATGCGCAGGGTGGAGCCTCTTTTCCACCCGGATAGCTTCGGATACCGGCCTGGGCGGTCCGCTTTGGACGCGGTGGGTAAATGCCGGGAGCGATGCTGGAAGCGGGACTGGGTGGTGGAGTTCGACATCGCCAAGTTCTTCGACAGTGTGCCCTGGGACCTGCTGGTCAAGGCGGTGGATGCGCACACCGACGCCGTTTGGGTGAGATTTTATGTGCGGCGGTGGCTTGAAGCGCCGCTCGCGATGCCCGACGGCTCCCTGCTGGAGCGGGAGTGCGGGACTCCGCAAGGGGCCCCCGTATCTCCTGTCCTGGCGAACCTGTTCCTGCACTATGCGTTCGACGCCTGGATGGGCCGGGAGTTCCCGTCCGTCTGGTTCGAACGCTATGCGGATGACGCGGTGGTGCACTGCGTGACTGAGCGGCAGGCCCGCCAGGTGATGGCCGCGCTCACGGACAGGATGGTCGAGGTCGGGTTGCGGCTGCACCCCGACAAGACCCGGATCGTTTACTGCAGGGACGGCAGTCGTCGCGGCTCTTACGAGCACACGGCTTTCACCTTCCTGGGGTACACGTTCCGAGCCAGGAAGAACCGGAGTCGGCACGGGAGCCTGTTCCTGTCGTTCGAGCCGGCAGCCAGTAAGGAAGCCCTGAAGAGAATGGGGCGGGAGCTGCGGTCCTGGCACCTGCATACCCGTTCGGACCTGTCCTTCCACGAGCTCGCCCGCAGGGTCAACCCGGTCGTGGCGGGCTGGATCAACTACTACAGCCGATTCAGGCCGTGA
- a CDS encoding HNH endonuclease family protein, with the protein MRAGVRTVTAVLLAAGLAACNPGASAGGDGKPSLPGQGKGGAQGAQGAPALPGLSTTAMARTQLAGLKVAGQKAMTGYSREKFTHWAGQGDSCDTREVVLERAGKNVKRDAACKAVSGTWVSVYDGITVTDAGKLDIDHMVPLANAWRSGAGAWTAERRKEFANDLTRPQLLAVSAATNRAKGDQGPDEWQPPAKGYWCTYATVWTNVKSTYQLTVTEAEKKKLNEMLETCS; encoded by the coding sequence ATGCGTGCGGGTGTGCGCACGGTGACGGCTGTTCTGCTGGCGGCGGGTCTCGCGGCCTGCAATCCGGGGGCATCCGCTGGAGGTGACGGCAAGCCGTCCCTGCCCGGTCAGGGCAAGGGCGGAGCGCAGGGTGCTCAGGGGGCGCCGGCGCTCCCGGGTCTGTCGACGACCGCGATGGCCCGTACCCAGCTCGCCGGGCTGAAGGTCGCCGGTCAGAAGGCGATGACGGGGTACTCCCGGGAGAAGTTCACGCACTGGGCCGGGCAGGGCGACAGCTGCGACACCCGCGAAGTTGTCCTGGAGCGTGCGGGCAAGAACGTGAAGCGCGACGCTGCGTGCAAGGCCGTCTCCGGCACCTGGGTCTCCGTCTACGACGGGATCACCGTCACCGACGCCGGGAAGTTGGACATCGATCACATGGTCCCCCTAGCTAACGCCTGGCGATCGGGGGCCGGAGCGTGGACGGCGGAGCGGCGCAAGGAGTTCGCGAACGACCTGACCCGCCCCCAGCTCCTCGCGGTATCGGCGGCGACGAACCGGGCCAAGGGTGACCAGGGCCCCGACGAGTGGCAGCCCCCGGCCAAGGGCTACTGGTGCACCTACGCGACGGTGTGGACGAACGTGAAGTCCACCTACCAGCTGACGGTGACCGAGGCGGAGAAGAAGAAGCTGAACGAGATGCTGGAGACCTGCTCGTGA